One window of Phalacrocorax carbo chromosome 1, bPhaCar2.1, whole genome shotgun sequence genomic DNA carries:
- the CARD10 gene encoding caspase recruitment domain-containing protein 10 isoform X4 yields the protein MAALENASLQACSLSEQEEEEDTIWEKIEGARHQLTRSLNPAKLTPYLRQCRVIDEQDEEEVLNSCRFPCKSNQTGYLIDILRRRGKRGYEAFLESLEFYYPEHYTRLTGKQPAQRCSMILDEEGPEGLTQFLMMEVKKVRAQRKEHLLKEHQLQVKNQALEQEQARLEQQLQDLLKVQERCQRLREEWDTNSMELLRLKDENYMMAMRYAQLCEEKNMAVLRSRDLQLVVDQLKCKVTSLEEECSLLRKQAPVPPQREVEERGHPDAVSELWAENQRLTASLQELQGMLQTPSEGPVPGSEQILLDILEHDWKEAQDDRQDLCQKLNSLQNELQWAEELRDKYLQDVEDLQLKYRTLQKDCDLYKHRMNTVLLQLEEIEKERDQAIQSRDGVQLQYSQSLIEKDQYRKRVRALEEERDELLSKLSQAEGLNSTLEAQLQRCQGSRSLGKMCSSSYSLCSNLSSTWSLTDNPSSFTTGLVDALGVSAIPAIPFLGDSSSQSMEVTPDSEKDINRLSTFPFPPCIGSILRRQREDRCMPYKSLSCGSFSSIEDATGSGFASASLGAFSSSSSSTYARVKSEICLSTLPSRKEVTRRSLVVQLTSMGHPSNPSPQEKRLRADISILGGNRTGIYVQWVKPGSRVEDTGLREGCRLIELRVPSLKEEVLSLENCTREVAYLSLLHWDEPSSLVFQLDLKGYQPLREALEEGKKFSGDSFYVRTNLSLLEPSDPYALCVKCREILHVTDTMHKGRLEWYCSRVDPLTMQDLDKGTVPNYSRAHQLLKIQEKDQMPGQQRGHKNNLKKRALDQLRLVKSKRQRSPEQPPQQLWLDPCSDPDMNLKPYSLVHPVVVKTPRPVVLSPSCIAPRLIRNLLDLPTSRLDFHVCPAEKLVEEEPSATHTQEHPVSIAAPQDRRESGRIRMIREAMEKNKHCLLELGVRSVRDLIKSEIYPIVIHVEVTEKNVRGLRSLLGKAGQRDSEVLKVCRGAEQALHTLPCSWARVEPHAWSHAEELPKVVRGCIFQEQTRPLWIEEGDD from the exons ATGGCGG CCCTGGAGAATGCCTCTCTCCAAGCCTGCAGCCTCtcggagcaggaggaggaagaagacacTATCTGGGAAAAGATTGAGGGTGCACGGCACCAGCTGACCCGCTCCCTGAACCCTGCGAAGCTCACCCCATACCTGCGCCAGTGCCGCGTGATAGAtgagcaggatgaggaggaggtgCTGAATTCATGCCGATTCCCTTGCAAAAGCAACCAGACAG GTTACCTGATAGACATCCTCCGGCGCCGTGGGAAGCGAGGCTATGAAGCCTTCCTGGAGTCTTTAGAGTTTTACTACCCAGAGCACTACACCCGGCTAACTGGGAAGCAGCCAGCCCAGCGCTGCTCTATGATCCTGG ATGAGGAAGGCCCTGAGGGACTAACACAGTTCCTGATGATGGAGGTGAAGAAGGTGAGGGCTCAGCGGAAGGAGCATCTGTTGAAGGAGCACCAGCTCCAGGTGAAAAACCAGGCATTGGAGCAAGAGCAGGCCCGGctagagcagcagctgcaggatcTCCTGAAGGTGCAGGAGCGTTGCCAGCGGCTGAGAGAGGAGTGGGACACCAACAGCATGGAGCTGCTGAGGCTGAAGGATGAGAACTACATGATGGCCATGCGCTACGCACAGCTCTGTGAGGAGAAGAACATGGCTGTGCTGCGGAGCCGGGACCTGCAGCTGGTG GTGGACcagctgaaatgcaaagtgaccAGCCTAGAGGAGGAGTGCAGCCTGCTGCGGAAACAGGCACCTGTGCCACCCCAGCGAGAGGTAGAGGAGCGGGGCCACCCTGATGCTGTGTCTGAGCTGTGGGCTGAGAATCAGCGGCTCACAGCAtcactgcaggagctgcagggcatGTTGCAG ACACCCAGTGAAGGCCCAGTGCCAGGCTCTGAGCAGATCCTGCTGGATATCCTGGAGCACGACTGGAAGGAAGCCCAAGATGACCGTCAGGATCTCTGCCAGAAACTCAACTCCCTGCAGAATGAGTTGCAGTGGGCTGAAGAGCTGAGGGATAAG TACCTCCAGGACGTGGAAGATCTGCAGCTGAAATACCGGACGCTGCAGAAGGACTGTGATCTCTACAAGCATCGTATGAAtacagtgctgctgcagctggaggagatTGAAAAAGAGCGGGACCAG GCAATCCAGAGCCGTGATGGGGTGCAACTACAATACTCCCAGAGCTTGATTGAGAAGGACCAGTACCGCAAACGTGTGCGGgccctggaggaggagagagatgaGCTCCTAAGCAAGCTGAGCCAGGCAGAAGGGCTGAACAGCACACTGGAGGCACAGCTGCAGCGATGCCAAGGCAGCCGCAGCCTGGGCAAG ATGTGCAGCTCCTCCTACTCCCTCTGCTCCAACCTCAGCAGCACCTGGAGCCTCACAGACAACCCCTCCAGCTTTACGACTGGACTTGTGGATGCGCTGGGCGTTTCTGCTATCCCTGCTATCCCATTCCTGGGGGACTCGTCCAGTCAGAGCATG GAGGTGACTCCTGACAGTGAGAAGGATATCAACCGCCTTTCcactttccctttccccccttGCATCGGCTCCATCCTCCGGCGGCAGCGGGAAGATAGGTGCATGCCATACAAAAG CTTGTCCTGTGGCTCCTTTAGCAGCATTGAAGATGCAACAG GCAGTGGTTTTGCTAGTGCCTCGCTTGGGgccttctcctcttcttccagCAGCACCTACGCCAGGGTGAAGTCGGAGATCTGCTTGTCCACGCTTCCCAGCCGCAAGGAGGTCACCAGGAG GTCACTGGTGGTACAGCTCACTAGCATGGGTCACCCCAGCAACCCCTCACCCCAGGAGAAGAGGCTCAGAGCAGacatctccatccttggagggaACAGGACGGGGATTTATGTTCAGTGGGTCAAGCCAGGTTCACGGGTCGAGGATACAGGACTCAGGGAAGGGTGTCGGCTCATTGAG CTGAGGGTGCCATCGTTGAAGGAAGAGGTGCTTTCCTTGGAGAACTGCACACGGGAGGTCGCCTACCTGAGCCTGCTGCATTGGGATGAGCCTTCTAGTCTTGTCTTTCAGCTGGACCTGAAAG GATACCAGCCTCTGCGGGAGGccctggaagaagggaagaagttTTCTGGAGACTCGTTCTACGTACGCACCAACCTGTCCCTCCTGGAGCCGTCAGATCCTTATGCCCTGTGCGTCAAGTGTCGGGAGATCCTCCATGTCACGGACACCATGCACAAAGGGCGGCTGGAGTGGTACTGCTCCCGTGTTGATCCCTTGACCATGCAGGACCTGGACAAGGGGACAGTGCCCAACTACAGCAG GGCTCACCAGCTTTTGAAGATCCAGGAGAAGGACCAGATGCCTGGGCAGCAGAGGGgccacaaaaataat CTAAAGAAACGGGCCTTGGACCAGCTGCGCCTGGTGAAATCCAAACGACAGAGGAGCCCAGAACAGCCCCCTCAGCAGCTGTGGCTGGATCCCTGCTCAG ACCCAGACATGAACCTGAAGCCTTACAGCCTGGTGCACCCTGTGGTGGTCAAGACACCCCGTCCTGTGGTGCTGTCACCTAGCTGCATTGCACCACGGCTCATCAGGAACCTGCTGGACTTGCCCACCTCTCGCCTGGACTTCCACGTATGCCCAGCAG AGAAGCTGGTAGAAGAGGAACCCAGCGCAACCCACACACAGGAGCACCCTGTGTCTATAGCTGCCCCCCAGGACCGGAGGGAGAGCGGGCGAATCCGCATGATACGGGAGGCGATGGAGAAG AATAAACACTGCCTGCTAGAGCTGGGAGTTCGGAGTGTGAGGGATCtaattaaaagtgaaatataCCCCATCGTTATCCATGTCGAGGTCACTGAGAAGAACGTTAGAGGACTCAG GAGCTTGCTGGGGAAGGCGGGCCAGCGGGACTCGGAGGTGCTGAAGGTGTGCCGTGGTGCGGAGCAGGCTCTCCATACTCTGCCATGCTCCTGGGCCCGTGTGGAGCCCCATGCCTGGAGCCATGCTGAGGAGCTGCCCAAGGTGGTTCGGGGATGCATCTTCCAGGAGCAAACCCGCCCGCTGTGGATCGAGGAGGGTGATGACTGA
- the CARD10 gene encoding caspase recruitment domain-containing protein 10 isoform X1 — protein MHLFSAERAGEAAPCQERPPPGTGRAPAGGAKSATPFPRRSVGRRSRVCFGREAAGEPHPSGEQLHPGAGEGGEKDGTHAKKNLSPARPALENASLQACSLSEQEEEEDTIWEKIEGARHQLTRSLNPAKLTPYLRQCRVIDEQDEEEVLNSCRFPCKSNQTGYLIDILRRRGKRGYEAFLESLEFYYPEHYTRLTGKQPAQRCSMILDEEGPEGLTQFLMMEVKKVRAQRKEHLLKEHQLQVKNQALEQEQARLEQQLQDLLKVQERCQRLREEWDTNSMELLRLKDENYMMAMRYAQLCEEKNMAVLRSRDLQLVVDQLKCKVTSLEEECSLLRKQAPVPPQREVEERGHPDAVSELWAENQRLTASLQELQGMLQTPSEGPVPGSEQILLDILEHDWKEAQDDRQDLCQKLNSLQNELQWAEELRDKYLQDVEDLQLKYRTLQKDCDLYKHRMNTVLLQLEEIEKERDQAIQSRDGVQLQYSQSLIEKDQYRKRVRALEEERDELLSKLSQAEGLNSTLEAQLQRCQGSRSLGKMCSSSYSLCSNLSSTWSLTDNPSSFTTGLVDALGVSAIPAIPFLGDSSSQSMEVTPDSEKDINRLSTFPFPPCIGSILRRQREDRCMPYKSLSCGSFSSIEDATGSGFASASLGAFSSSSSSTYARVKSEICLSTLPSRKEVTRRSLVVQLTSMGHPSNPSPQEKRLRADISILGGNRTGIYVQWVKPGSRVEDTGLREGCRLIELRVPSLKEEVLSLENCTREVAYLSLLHWDEPSSLVFQLDLKGYQPLREALEEGKKFSGDSFYVRTNLSLLEPSDPYALCVKCREILHVTDTMHKGRLEWYCSRVDPLTMQDLDKGTVPNYSRAHQLLKIQEKDQMPGQQRGHKNNLKKRALDQLRLVKSKRQRSPEQPPQQLWLDPCSDPDMNLKPYSLVHPVVVKTPRPVVLSPSCIAPRLIRNLLDLPTSRLDFHVCPAEKLVEEEPSATHTQEHPVSIAAPQDRRESGRIRMIREAMEKNKHCLLELGVRSVRDLIKSEIYPIVIHVEVTEKNVRGLRSLLGKAGQRDSEVLKVCRGAEQALHTLPCSWARVEPHAWSHAEELPKVVRGCIFQEQTRPLWIEEGDD, from the exons CCCTGGAGAATGCCTCTCTCCAAGCCTGCAGCCTCtcggagcaggaggaggaagaagacacTATCTGGGAAAAGATTGAGGGTGCACGGCACCAGCTGACCCGCTCCCTGAACCCTGCGAAGCTCACCCCATACCTGCGCCAGTGCCGCGTGATAGAtgagcaggatgaggaggaggtgCTGAATTCATGCCGATTCCCTTGCAAAAGCAACCAGACAG GTTACCTGATAGACATCCTCCGGCGCCGTGGGAAGCGAGGCTATGAAGCCTTCCTGGAGTCTTTAGAGTTTTACTACCCAGAGCACTACACCCGGCTAACTGGGAAGCAGCCAGCCCAGCGCTGCTCTATGATCCTGG ATGAGGAAGGCCCTGAGGGACTAACACAGTTCCTGATGATGGAGGTGAAGAAGGTGAGGGCTCAGCGGAAGGAGCATCTGTTGAAGGAGCACCAGCTCCAGGTGAAAAACCAGGCATTGGAGCAAGAGCAGGCCCGGctagagcagcagctgcaggatcTCCTGAAGGTGCAGGAGCGTTGCCAGCGGCTGAGAGAGGAGTGGGACACCAACAGCATGGAGCTGCTGAGGCTGAAGGATGAGAACTACATGATGGCCATGCGCTACGCACAGCTCTGTGAGGAGAAGAACATGGCTGTGCTGCGGAGCCGGGACCTGCAGCTGGTG GTGGACcagctgaaatgcaaagtgaccAGCCTAGAGGAGGAGTGCAGCCTGCTGCGGAAACAGGCACCTGTGCCACCCCAGCGAGAGGTAGAGGAGCGGGGCCACCCTGATGCTGTGTCTGAGCTGTGGGCTGAGAATCAGCGGCTCACAGCAtcactgcaggagctgcagggcatGTTGCAG ACACCCAGTGAAGGCCCAGTGCCAGGCTCTGAGCAGATCCTGCTGGATATCCTGGAGCACGACTGGAAGGAAGCCCAAGATGACCGTCAGGATCTCTGCCAGAAACTCAACTCCCTGCAGAATGAGTTGCAGTGGGCTGAAGAGCTGAGGGATAAG TACCTCCAGGACGTGGAAGATCTGCAGCTGAAATACCGGACGCTGCAGAAGGACTGTGATCTCTACAAGCATCGTATGAAtacagtgctgctgcagctggaggagatTGAAAAAGAGCGGGACCAG GCAATCCAGAGCCGTGATGGGGTGCAACTACAATACTCCCAGAGCTTGATTGAGAAGGACCAGTACCGCAAACGTGTGCGGgccctggaggaggagagagatgaGCTCCTAAGCAAGCTGAGCCAGGCAGAAGGGCTGAACAGCACACTGGAGGCACAGCTGCAGCGATGCCAAGGCAGCCGCAGCCTGGGCAAG ATGTGCAGCTCCTCCTACTCCCTCTGCTCCAACCTCAGCAGCACCTGGAGCCTCACAGACAACCCCTCCAGCTTTACGACTGGACTTGTGGATGCGCTGGGCGTTTCTGCTATCCCTGCTATCCCATTCCTGGGGGACTCGTCCAGTCAGAGCATG GAGGTGACTCCTGACAGTGAGAAGGATATCAACCGCCTTTCcactttccctttccccccttGCATCGGCTCCATCCTCCGGCGGCAGCGGGAAGATAGGTGCATGCCATACAAAAG CTTGTCCTGTGGCTCCTTTAGCAGCATTGAAGATGCAACAG GCAGTGGTTTTGCTAGTGCCTCGCTTGGGgccttctcctcttcttccagCAGCACCTACGCCAGGGTGAAGTCGGAGATCTGCTTGTCCACGCTTCCCAGCCGCAAGGAGGTCACCAGGAG GTCACTGGTGGTACAGCTCACTAGCATGGGTCACCCCAGCAACCCCTCACCCCAGGAGAAGAGGCTCAGAGCAGacatctccatccttggagggaACAGGACGGGGATTTATGTTCAGTGGGTCAAGCCAGGTTCACGGGTCGAGGATACAGGACTCAGGGAAGGGTGTCGGCTCATTGAG CTGAGGGTGCCATCGTTGAAGGAAGAGGTGCTTTCCTTGGAGAACTGCACACGGGAGGTCGCCTACCTGAGCCTGCTGCATTGGGATGAGCCTTCTAGTCTTGTCTTTCAGCTGGACCTGAAAG GATACCAGCCTCTGCGGGAGGccctggaagaagggaagaagttTTCTGGAGACTCGTTCTACGTACGCACCAACCTGTCCCTCCTGGAGCCGTCAGATCCTTATGCCCTGTGCGTCAAGTGTCGGGAGATCCTCCATGTCACGGACACCATGCACAAAGGGCGGCTGGAGTGGTACTGCTCCCGTGTTGATCCCTTGACCATGCAGGACCTGGACAAGGGGACAGTGCCCAACTACAGCAG GGCTCACCAGCTTTTGAAGATCCAGGAGAAGGACCAGATGCCTGGGCAGCAGAGGGgccacaaaaataat CTAAAGAAACGGGCCTTGGACCAGCTGCGCCTGGTGAAATCCAAACGACAGAGGAGCCCAGAACAGCCCCCTCAGCAGCTGTGGCTGGATCCCTGCTCAG ACCCAGACATGAACCTGAAGCCTTACAGCCTGGTGCACCCTGTGGTGGTCAAGACACCCCGTCCTGTGGTGCTGTCACCTAGCTGCATTGCACCACGGCTCATCAGGAACCTGCTGGACTTGCCCACCTCTCGCCTGGACTTCCACGTATGCCCAGCAG AGAAGCTGGTAGAAGAGGAACCCAGCGCAACCCACACACAGGAGCACCCTGTGTCTATAGCTGCCCCCCAGGACCGGAGGGAGAGCGGGCGAATCCGCATGATACGGGAGGCGATGGAGAAG AATAAACACTGCCTGCTAGAGCTGGGAGTTCGGAGTGTGAGGGATCtaattaaaagtgaaatataCCCCATCGTTATCCATGTCGAGGTCACTGAGAAGAACGTTAGAGGACTCAG GAGCTTGCTGGGGAAGGCGGGCCAGCGGGACTCGGAGGTGCTGAAGGTGTGCCGTGGTGCGGAGCAGGCTCTCCATACTCTGCCATGCTCCTGGGCCCGTGTGGAGCCCCATGCCTGGAGCCATGCTGAGGAGCTGCCCAAGGTGGTTCGGGGATGCATCTTCCAGGAGCAAACCCGCCCGCTGTGGATCGAGGAGGGTGATGACTGA